The genomic segment CATTAGTACAGAAGACAcaaaatagaaatgtttatACAAAACCaatgtctttttaaataaaaaaaatatatacatttctaATATCAAGCATTCTACGTTTTCCAAAATCTGTTTGCAGATCCACACTAAAATGATGTTAATGAGAGGAATTAGGGCTGCACAGTTTAAGTAAGACattctttatttaacttaatagTATCGCTGAACAGCTACAATTGTTTCCTTGATTATAACAGTTGGCAAAGCGgacattaaaactttataaaaaaaaacagtaaaccaTTTATAAATGTTGCATTGGTAAAAACTGTGGAGACTCAACTGCAATCTTCACAATACCAATTTTCACAATTAtctctatatttttttacttggagAATACGAAGATATTTTGTAAGAAATAAGGTGAAAGACTGAACAGTAATGAGCCAAACTCTACTCCAGAAGTCACATGGTCTTGTCGTgtatgtatgtaaaaaaaataaaaaaaacactagaaagaGCACACAAGCATATAAAAAACTGATCTACTCAGTGATTTACATTTCAGTTTTACAATTTCACACATGCAAACGTTTTTGTACCACAACTTAATAAACatcaaaatgaaagtaaaagcaGAGGAGagcaatatttaaattaaatgtgagAATGTAAGTGAAAGAAAGTCAGCATTTGTTTGCCAAAAAAGgcttaaatacaaaaagaaaaacatgaatttaaactATGGCCTTCTTCGCATACATTCTACACTGCCTGTGACTATggattactgttttttttttgctttttacattaaaaaaatcccaaagtttTCAGAAGCAGTAACTCACCCTGAGTAGCAATGTAGGCGTTGCGGCTCTTGTACCCGTCCATGAAACTCGCATTAATGTAATCAGATGTCTGCAAACACATTAAAGAGACGTCGGCCAAAAGATTGACAGGTTCTTAATGAGAACTGGAAGTGAGCtatcatcttttaatttttttaatcaacaaatgGAAACAAATAATTTTGTAAGAAATGACTGTGCATTTAgattttaaagactcactccaaagaaaattgtgtttttggagtttccTCATAATttaggacatatataaaataattttaaagtatttctttattcaaattctgatggatcaagagcagataaaaagctcaggaaattcaatttaaaactgtttaggACCCTTTTAATACCACTTTAAATATTATAAGCTGCACTAACTTAGAACTTAAGGCAGTTTCTTCCTTTACAGggtcttttgtttaaaaagttttaagcatCATCCTAATATTTacctcatcttcatcatcacagAGCTGGCAGAGATGCACTCGCGACTGGTCCAGGCAGAGAACATCGCTGTAGCGGTTTTTGatctgattggacagttttCTGCAAAGACACCGTGGAGTTCAGCTAACATCATTCACACAATCTTCCATCACCAGGCAGACAAGTCCTGTGGTACTGGGGACTCTTACTTGGAATAGTCAAAGGAGCCTGCTGGAGGCTCCTTGCGGATGTCCTCGTACTCCTGATAAATgcccctcttcttcttcctcttcacgTAATCCACCAGTTCATACAACGTCATGCCTCCCTGATCCGGCATGTGGACAGACACTTCCATGTAGCAGCTCTCGTCGGGACCCCACGATGAAGACAGGGGAGGGGACTGTGAGGAAGGCTGGTTGGGTGCTCGAGGCAGAGATTTCTTAGGCAAAGAAGGTAACCCTCCCTCTTCGTCACACTCCTCGTCCTCCTCATTTAGTCCTTCATTTTGAGACTTATGGCCAGAGTCTGTCGTCTTAGAAGCAGCATCCCCCTCTTCCTTCTGTGAAAGTGGCGTGTCAGGAGGGGTGTCTGACTGTGGGGGAGCTTGGCAGCCACGGCCATTCATGTTTGCGTTGGGGCCACCAACGCTCTCGGTTGCTCCGCCCACTGCGGAGCCGTTCCAGTGCTGGTGGTTCCCGTGAGAAGCAGAGTTTGAGCCCTGCTGCAACTGGCCGAGGCCTCGAGTCCTGCTGTCCCCCGCATCACAGTGGTTATGGGGGTTAGCATTGTTGTCGTCGTGACAGTTAGAGTTAACCAACTGTGTGTTCGTGTGAGGGTGGGCCAGAGTGACACCTATACTTTTGTTACTGTTATCTAAGCTGTAAGAGCGCAGCAGTCTTCCCACACAGTCGTGCGCATCATCCTGAATGGTGTTCGTTTGCATGTTAACACAGGACTGGATCCACGCCACGTGGCTGTACTGAGACGTTCCGCCCAAATGTTCGGGGAGGGAGGAGACGGGGATGTGACTGATCAACTCATGGGCTTTTACTGTGCAAACcttacaaaagaaacaaacacatgaaACAAAACCGGACCAGATAATATGTGAATCTATGAAGTCAGATGAATGCTCGTACCCTTTCCCTCAGTTTTTCACGCACAAACAGGCGGAGAACAGCAAAAGGCGCTCGAAACCAAAGAGGAGAGGAAACAATGAAGACACACTTTAGACGGGCAGGAAAAGCTCCctgtgaaacacaaacaaacaaatatacaCAAGTCAGATGTTCTTCATCTCATAAAGACCACAGGACAGCCACAAGAAAGATGAGGCAAACCTACGCCTCAGATTTACCTTCAGCAAATTGAGAATCTTGACACAGAGCTCATAGTCAAAATTTCCATACGTGGAGTTTGTCATGTCGTAAATAAATATGAGCCCATCTCTTTGAGTTTGCACACTGGAAAGCACATGACAAGAGTGAAAAGTTGTCTTTGATGTTACACCTCAGAAGATAAACATCAGAACAGAAAagcaatttgcatttttttgctacttttttgagaaacaaaaaaatgcacaaaagacaaaactgaactgaacataaaaatacagaaatattacatattttaaactgtaaagacaataaaatcCGAGTTTATACTTAACTGTTatgcaaattattaaaaaacaaaagaaagaaacatatagaaaaacaaaacaactttctaacgcaaaaagaaatgtgtatgTCTATACTGTATGATCAGAAAAGTACCTCTCTATGGCTTTGTCCAGCTGATAGATGATGGCTTGCAGCACAGCTTTGTGGGTAGTGACGTCTGGTCGATGAAGGCGGGCAGTGAAGAGCGCTAAAGCTGCACCCTTAGCATCTCGGCCAGGCTGGTGGAATCATCAAATTGTTATCATAAACACCAAtgaaaattcattaaaaaatgttcaacgtGTAACAATTACCATAACATTGAAGGAAAATTTTAACTGTTGTTGCCTAGATTGggtacattttttgtgtttctacataaactacaaaaaaaaaaagaaaaaaatcagagtatAGGCTTATCATTATGGCCATAGTTAAACTGGTCTTAAAGATTGGAAATGTTTGGCTTCCTTGTAAATGTGCTCAACTTATACAGTCATGTGAAAAAATTAGGACACCCTTTGAAAGCATGTGGTTTTTTGCAANNNNNNNNNNNNNNNNNNNNNNNNNNNNNNNNNNNNNNNNNNNNNNNNNNNNNNNNNNNNNNNGGAAACGTGTAATGTCACAAGAACTGCAGTGGATTTTACAGTAAGCtctagtttaatttatttatttgtgtctgTTAATGAGTACTTGGtttcaaacaaataataattttattggATTTCTCCTTCTTTTGGCATCATTTTAGAACCCATTAGATTAGCCAAGTAAgtatttttgaagaagaaaaaaaaaaaaaaaaaaaaaaaaaaaaaaaatcacacagcTCTTTCATCATAAATGCAAGGAATTTGCAGATTCTTTGGGGTGCTACACAtgataaaaattcagttttgatACCATGGACAGCACTGATCTTCTGCATCAGTCACTGGCACAGGTAAACAACCTATGTATTTTTTGCAAGTTATTATTATGATAATGGGCTTGTGAAATCTGACAAATATTAAATGCATCTTCAAACTTTTCCTAtctaaatacagtttaaaaaatagattggGGAAATCGGAACTAATTCTTAACGAAGAAccataaaatgtgttaaaaagatGCTTTGGGTTGCAAAATTAATAACTTGTGCTTATTtatattagaaaatgttttcatttatttgtattagaGGATGTTCAATTGCAAACATACTCACCAGGACTGTAAACTTGCCACTCAACAGCTCAGAGCGCAGCGGCTCCTCGTCCGGGTTGATATTAATGATGCCCTCTTTGATTCTTGTGTTCttataaaaaaaggacaaaagaaaattcagagAAACCAAGTACTTTGACTACTTTTGTgtttatgaattatttaatCTAGGAGTAAAATTAGagctaaatgaaagaaaaagctacATTTTGCTTTGAGAGTTCACAATAAAATTTCAGGTCATACCAAGGTCTTAAGACCAAATATATCACTTACGCAATACTTTGTCTTCTGTCACTAGTAATGCTGTACCTTATATGCTTGGAAGAGGTCAATGGCTCTGGGAACATCAAACTTTCGGGCCATAAGAAACTTAAGAGCTGTGGGTTGTGAAACGAGCCCAGCGCTGTGAGGTAGCTCCCTGCTACGCACCTCACCCAGGAACTCCTCCACAGCCTAAGGGACACAGCAGAAAGAAACACTGGTAAATAAACAAAGGAAATTAGGaggaaaatgtataaatattgtaatttcTGCAGAGGAATAGGGGGGCCAAAAGGTTCAGACACGTGAAGAAAGTCAAGTCTatccttttaatttgaaagatttGTAATTTTGAGTAAATTCAGGTTTTAATAACCTCTCAGTTTGGatgcaaataatttaataattacaACTAATAGAGTTGTGTCCAATATAAAACCTTAATGGTCTGTCACAATTAAGACTGACATATAACCAGAGGTTATGTTAATCCaaagaaaaatggttttagTTGTAGTAATCCAGACAgatgttcagttttttgttaCATCAAGTCTGTTCCTAAACAAGGCAATAACAAAAAGGAACACAAATAACCACAAGCCAGTATCAGTGGACAAAAGTTCTCAAGAATTTGACTGTCTGATCTCATTTTTCCACATTAAGAGAGAGGGAAGCAGGACCATATAACATCCATGTAGTGTGTATACATTGATGGTCAACACAAATGTTTCTCTTCTGCagaaattccacatttttaacCACTTCCATTACTGGAAGTGATCAACATgtcgagaaaaaaaataaccacaaaTTTCTTGTTCGTGTCTGTCAAACATTACTTAACGTTACTTTCAATATGATCCTTGTTTATTATCGAACTAATTTTATGAAACTTTATTCCATATGGATATCTCCCAATCACATcacaaaagcttttgtttttttactttaagataaACAATCTTTTCCTCACTCCTCAACTTCAAGTGCTATGAACATTATGTCATGGATACCATGAAGACTATAGATAACGATAAGagtaataaagtttaaaaaaaaaacaaaacaatcatagTAGTTAAATGTGTGAACACTGCAGTGAGCATCACTCACTACGGGGCTAGTTAACAGCATCTgttggaatttatttttattttagatgctcacaagaaataaatgtttaaaacgctttttttccctttacttgcataacaataaaattactttGACAGTTTTTTCCCCTGTTAAATTAAACATTGAACAGCATCCAACCACTGTGCTCTGAAATTCTCTATTCTGTTCTGCTCCAATcctaatacataaataaatggaaaatctcctcaacaaaaataaacaactgttcCTTTATCTTGAATGTGATTTATAGATTATTCTTGCTGACAAAGATAAACAATGTTCTGTGGAAGTTTTGACCATCACTTTCAGTATTTGCTAAAAACTGAGGTACTGCAAATAGAAACTgcacttttaatttagcaaaaatacttaaatatgagGAATCAAGACAAATCCATACAGTAAGATTGACTGTAAACAATTAAGTTGTTTAGTAGTGTTATGGAGATGCTAGATTTTgtagtaaataaatcaaatgagaacagAATAACATCCACGTGTGCTTAAATATGTCATCTGAAATCATAATCATTAACAAGAGGGTGTTTggcaacttttaaaaagtgtgatcCAGAAGAACGAGTTGTTACTCTAAGGCAGCATCCGAGTCCACAAATGTTTTActaataataaatgtagaaaacCTGCAATGGCGAATTAACATCACGTACCCATAAAATAACACTGTTATTAGAAATGTATCAATGTCGGATCCGCCCATTTTACTAGAAAGTCATGTCAACAACATTGCTCAGaacaggggcccgtttcaagaagcaggttttgttggaactctgagNNNNNNNNNNNNNNNNNNNNNNNNNNNNNNNNNNNNNNNNNNNNNNNNNNNNNNNNNNNNNNNNNNNNNNNNNNNNNNNNAACCGATTCACTGGCTAAATAGCTGGGTCCCAGCAACTACTTCTTGCGTGGGGCTAAGCGTCACGATCTTTGTCGGGGTTTACTACGCTGTTGCTCTAAATGATATTCGACAGCTACCGCTAACAActatctgacatttttaaatatagaagTAAGGAAAACGTTGCTATTAGACGTCCTGGCAATATAGCTGTTCcgaaataaattacttttagtCAACAAAAGCTGTTAGCATAAGCTAGCAGCTAGGTTACATGTGGTAGCGGAAAATAGCCTTTAAAAACGGCACGTGTAGCCgtctgaagaaaaacaaagacaacatGATCGTGCTGTTGTGGAAAATTGTCCTGTATAGTCGAGTATACGAGTAATTAAAGCACACGAGGTGATAGAGACAAGTCGATGAAACATACTGCCGGCTAAATGTCCCCCCTTCAAGCTAACACCATCACGCTAACACACCAACTACTGTCTGTCACTCGATCCGGGAGACGATCTACGGGCCACAGCTAGTCCGTTCACGatactttttctaaaataaaaagttttaatctaaaagtttttggttaaattatcACGTTTTTGAAAGTATAatgaagtgtaaaaaaataaacagaactgaAAGATAGAAGAAAATATTAGGAGCCTCTCACCAGCTGCTCCTGAGTTGTCAAGGCTTCCGCCATCTTGAAGCCTCCGTAACGTCGCAGCGGGCGCGCCCACAAGCCTCTTGACCACGCCCAGTGAGTGACGTTTTGGAACCTTCCCATAcgcccattgactgtatttaagaataaataaaacaagtatttttaaagtatttttttttacagtcaatgcatACGCCTCGACTCCTACTATTTATATTTCAACatagttaaaaagttaagaattGTTGTGACTTATATTTAGAGTTATGTTGTGttcttttattgtattattataataaaaaacgttgctatttataaaagcattttctttttttaaatttaaaaatgtaaggaTTTTATGTTAATATCACATTTTCAGAAACAAGATAGGTCTTCTTTATGCCTTGgctcaattaattaattattaacaaacggaagcattttttaaatataataaagtactgaattattaaagtttaatcaatatttaatgcttaaaaaagcCCCCTCAATTGGTAGAAGTGTACAGATAGTTTTGAGTTACAATAGTAGTAGAATAGATAGGAACCTTTCGTGTGTGCCTCAGGCCCAACCTTTGCTACTCCGGACAGTTTTTAGTGCAACACCAATGAGATTTCCCGGCGGTCTTTTTGAAATTGTTTCTGTTTACACTAGCTGGACTAAACAATCGGaaaatttacaaacttttttattattatttgttaaatttggAAACAGATTAAATCGTTGTGTTTGGAGTAACGTGTATGTCATGTTAAATAAGGTCCACAAACGCAGCCGGACAGCTTCATCCTCGGTATGACCTCTGGTcctctgaaaaagaaaaactacttgGGGCAacaccaaataaaaaagaaaataaggtaAGCTATACATCAATTCAATTTACTTtggtatatttatttattattattattatcatctgCGTTTCAGAGTTTTAGATGGAGTCAGTGCAGTGTAATATTTAGTATTATACTAaattttgtttgtattaaaatgaatcatttttgggTGCAGCATCAACATCAATGATGAGCCTCCAAACAGAGACAGGCTATCGGAGAAAGCTTCCCACCTCCCTGATAGATCAATTCAACTACCTAACAATGCAAAACAGGAACAGGTGGTAAGTGtaataattaaattcaatttacttcatatttagaaataatattaataaagtttattttccagCTAGGGGAGTCCACTATAGCTCTTGATGAAGAGATACTTCAAGTGTTTGGCCGTCTACATCCTGAGAAGGacacaataaacaaacatgttCAGGAAGAAGTGCAGTCATCAGATGCCTCTGCACCAAACTTTGCACCAGCTGCATGCACTAAAAAGGATATGGACTCCACACAGGTGAGGGTCAGAGCATCTTTCGCAGAGAGTGGACCCCATTCGGCCCTCAGTCCTCAGGAGGAAGACAGTCGACGTAAAAGGGACTGTAAGAGACCCGGATGGAGAGCTGAGTGCAAAGAACTTGCTCACAAGCTGCTCTTCAGCGAGGATTCTGGGAATAAGGAAAACCCTCAGAAAAATCATTCAGACCCTTCTTCAGATTATGTCAAAGCTCAAGAAATTCAAAGCAGCCCAGATGCACACAACAGTTGCAAGTATGATATAACTTAAAAAGCATTGTTCACATTTACTCAATTTAGCTAACTCTGTTTTTCCCTTTCTCCTCCATTTTATAAAAGAGATGCCTCTAGAAGAAGTCGCTCTCCTCTCCGTGAGTCAAGCCAGACTTCCAGTAAACCTCTGAATGCCTCGAACGACTATATCTTGTTTAGCCCCAGACGTCTTGCAGCAGCTATGAAGAGATCCAAACTGCAGAGATCAGTTCAGAATCAGTCTGCTTCTGTCCTCACTGTCCCTAGTGGTTTGGAGCTCAGCACTCTAAGCGATACATTACCAAAACCAGGTGGAGAAAActtgcacatttatttttgccatttattgcatttttttaaatatattttttagattaatttacttaaaaatactttcaaattaaagtaaatcagagtaaagcagaaatatgaattcatgtcaaattaattgataaaaaagtgtttaaagcaATGAGGAACTTCagattaaatgcaaaaaaatgtttaagtaaaGCTTGTTGAACACAATGAACTTTCACCTTTTGAAGTTTGAATATATGCAATTTCAGGCATCATTTCcctttaatgtttaatgtttttttttttttttttttttttgtaggcaTTGCGTTGTGTGCCCCCGTAGAGCAAGCTGAAAAGCTACTGCTGTCCAGCTGGGGTCTACCCAAGCCTGTTTTAGAACAATACCAGAAATACGGAGTGACTCAGATGTTTGAGTGGCAAGCTCAGTGCCTTACTGTGGGCCAGGTGCTGCAGGGAGGAAACTTGGTGTATTCTGGTAAGAAAGTCAACAGTGATTCAAAGAGGAAATTCCATTTTAgcgacatatatatatatatatatatatatattcacatttTGATCTAATTCAGCACCTACAAGCGCTGGCAAGACTCTGGTGTCCGAGCTTCTGATGCTAAAGCGTGTGTtagagacaaaaagaaaagctctcTTCATTCTACCGTTTGTTTCTGTGGCCAAAGAGAAGATGCAGTACCTTCAGGTGAGGAGATAGcagctttctttttgtttattaaaccttttagTTCAATGGAAAGTGTGTGGGTTTGTCAGTTTTGTGATCATTTTCTTTGCAGAGTGTATTTCAAGAGGTGGGAGTCCGTGTTGAGGGCTACATGGGCAGTACTTCAGCAGCAGGAGGGTTCTCAAAACTGGACGTGGCTGTTTGCACCATAGAAAAAGCCAATTCTCTAGTTAATAGACTCATTGAAGAAGACGATATGGCTCTTTTAGGTAATTTAtccttttcaaaaaataatttatctcaCTGTTTgaattaaaccattttaaattacattttgtcattGTAGTTTCTtacagttttcttgttttttatgtgattttactaaaataaattggggcttaaaaatgattttgcagaactagttttaaatgttttgctttttttatactTCATGTGTATACAATTAGTACAAATTAGTTCATATCaataagaaatgttttataTCAATGATTTCCACTACTATGTTAATTTGAGTGTCGTTTGTCTTGGTGTCAGGCATGGTGGTGGTAGATGAGTTACACATGGTTGGAGACTCTGGAAGAGGCTACTTGCTAGAActgcttttaaccaaaatcctctACATCTCTCGGAAGCAGAACACTTCAGGGTTTGTgcgcttcttttttttccttgttgcaGTGTCCTCTTTCTAGTTTCCTGacataaaattgaaatatttcaaatttgaatttgcTGTTCCACAGGTCTCTCTCTGAGGGTGTGCAGATAATCGGCATGAGTGCCACTCTGCCAAACCTGTCCCTCTTGGCTGCCTGGTTAGGTGCAGAGCTTTACCAGACAGACTACAGACCTGTTCCTCTGGAGGAGTATCTCAAGGTGGACAGCAACATCTACGACAAGAGCCTCTCTGTGGTCCGGCAGTTCAGCCCCGTGCTACACGTCAAGGTAACTCACTTGGTTTACTGAGAGGTGTTATAGCATGGTTATTACAACCCAGTGCCAATTTTGGACAGTTCTGCACGAAATAAATGTAGTATTGAGATAAGAGTCAGCCCTAAAAGGATTCTGTTTCCTGTTCAAAGGGGGACGATGACCACATTGTGAGCTTGTGTTATGAAACGGTGAGGGAAGGTcactctgtgcttctgttttgcCCGTCGAAGAACTGGTGTGAGAAACTGGCAGATAGCATTGGAAGGGAGTTCTACAACATCAGAGGTGCTGGTATGTGAAATAATACAACAAAATGGGTTTATGCGACACACAGTGATTCTACATTAGTACATTAGTAGATTAGTTTTACGTTGTTTTTGTCGTTATCACAGATGGTAAAGCTGAACCTCAGCCGGTGTGTCTGGATCGTGAGGGACTCATGGATGTTGTGGCTCAGCTTAGAAGAACTCCAGCTGGATTAGACCCCATCTTGCAGCGCACGGTGCAGTGGGGAGTGGGGTTCCACCATGCTGGTTATTCCCTTCATCCAACTCTTCATGATCACTAACTTGGCTTCAGGGACATTTGTGTTAACGTTCCTTTCTACAGGTTTGACCTTTGACGAGCGTGACGTGTTGGAAGGAGCTTTTCGCCAAGGCTTGGTCAGAGTCCTTTCTGCCACCTCCACTCTGTCTTCAGGGGTTAACCTTCCAGCCCGGAGGGTCATTATTCGAACGCCGACATTCAATGGACGCTTGCTGGACCCACTCACATACAAACAGATGGCTGGACGAGCAGGGAGGAAGGGAGTGGACACTAAAGGTAGAAAGcagtttacaaaaaatgtaaaaagggcTACGCTTTGTAAGTTTCATCTGACATCTTTTCATTGTAGGTGAAAGTTTGCTTGTATGTAAGAAGTCAGAGGAAAAGAAAGGTGCTACTCTTCTAAGAGGTTCtcttcagccaatcagcagcTGCCTGGTCAGACGAGAAGGTGAAGGAGTCACCACAAGCATGCTGAGAGCCATCCTGGAGGTACAAATGAATCTGGCAGCAATAAAAGTTATTAATCTAGCTCATTAAGAACCGTATTTTCCGCACTTTATGgcgcagtttttttttttatagattggCCAGAggtacgacttatactcaggagcgacttatttgtgatttttttaaagacatcaaTAGACTCATATATTCTTTATTTCCCCACCTAACAACCGGTTGCCTTGTTAGCGGTATGTTCCACTAACAGCCATTAGAGGGCACTGAAGGTTTGTATATCAGTATTTGGTGCTgtctgctgacagaaacgcagaagttcagttcaaaacaaacatggctgagaatctAATCATTCTCTTCATGgttgttatgatgtttttattatttgcatcaagacattattattttaattttatgttgaaATGCAACTTATACCCCTCATCAacgaatttatgtttttttcttctttatgcattttttggctcctgtgaCTTATACTTCGGAGCGACTTATAGTACGGAATATACAGTATTTTCCTTAATTACTCATAGTCTGTTACTTAACTGAAATGAGTTGTTTTGTGACACTTATTTCACAGATAATTGTGGGAGGAGTGGCCAGCACTCCACAGGATGTCCGGCTCTATGCTTCGTGTTCTCTTCTGGCTGCCAGCATGAAAAGTGACGACAAGAAGTCCTCTGACGAAGAGTCCAACAGAGGAGCAATAGAGGCCTGTGTTGAATGGCTGATGGAGAATGAATTCATCAACATCCAGAAAGATGAACAAGGTCAATATTACAGCTGCAACAGCATCTCTGtgtaatactttattttttgtcaaaaaagtcACTAGGAATTAGTAACtatcatgaaaaatattttgttttctaaccAATGTATTAAATACATTCAGTTGCATGACATTTCTATTTCCAGATGAGCGATACTGTCCTACTCAGCTTGGTGCTGCAACTCTTGCCTCCTCGCTCTCTCCTCCTGAGGCTCTGGGAATATTTGCAGATCTACAGCGTGCCATGAAGGGCTTTGTTCTGGAAAATGATCTGCACATTATGTATTTGGTAATTACATTTTGATTAGTAACCAGCTACACACACCTAATCAGTTATATCTTACATGGACCCATTTTAAATCATAGTAAACATTTGTCTTTTGTCTTGAAATCTCAGATAACTCCACTATATGCGGAGTGGACCACCATCGACTGGTATCAGTTCTTCTGTTTGTGGGAGCAGCTGTCATCATCAATGAAGAGAGTGGCGGAACTTGTTGGGGTGCAGGAGAGTTTTCTTGCACGATCGGTTAGTGGGAAGCTTGTTgcaaagacagaaaagcagCGTAGACAAATGGCAATCCATAAAAGGTACGGACTGGTTTTTAGTCTATGATCTTCTAaagataaacagtttttttctttctgctccagTTTAACCTCTAGAAAGCCTAAAAAGGTTTACAATGGACAGTAGTTCCTTACCTTTGCCTTTTTTATATAACTGAAttgcttttgagttttttttctcgcaCTTGATCATTGAatcatttaaaatctaaatggaTAGGAACTAtttgataaaactttatttatttttaggtttttcacTACTCTAGTTCTCCAGGATCTGGTCAGTGAAGTTCCTTTGGGAACAGTTGCATCCAAATACAACTGCAATCGTGGGCAGCTGCAGTCTCTCCAGCAGTCTGCTTCCACATACGCtggtgagatttttttttagatacttCAAAGAAAATATCGGTTTTAAGATGATTGCCCAGACATGAATTTTATAACCTTGGAGGCTGTGAGATGTCATTGAAACCAACACAAGAAACTTTTGTAATTGGAACCTTTAATTTGAAGGAGACAAagtaaagctttttaaaaagttaaagttgcATTAGTTGTCATGCACCTtcgtgtgtgaaatttgtttgcatttgaCCTAtactcttgttgtttttctctcagGCATGGTAACAGTGTTCTGCAAGCGTCTGGGCTGGCATAACATGGAGCTGCTGTTATCTCAGTACCAGACCAGGCTGAGCTTTGGGGTTCAGAGGGAGCTTGTTGACCTGGTCAGGGTTTCTCTTCTGA from the Oryzias melastigma strain HK-1 linkage group LG1, ASM292280v2, whole genome shotgun sequence genome contains:
- the ptpn9b gene encoding tyrosine-protein phosphatase non-receptor type 9 isoform X2 → MARKFDVPRAIDLFQAYKNTRIKEGIININPDEEPLRSELLSGKFTVLPGRDAKGAALALFTARLHRPDVTTHKAVLQAIIYQLDKAIESVQTQRDGLIFIYDMTNSTYGNFDYELCVKILNLLKGAFPARLKCVFIVSSPLWFRAPFAVLRLFVREKLRERVCTVKAHELISHIPVSSLPEHLGGTSQYSHVAWIQSCVNMQTNTIQDDAHDCVGRLLRSYSLDNSNKSIGVTLAHPHTNTQLVNSNCHDDNNANPHNHCDAGDSRTRGLGQLQQGSNSASHGNHQHWNGSAVGGATESVGGPNANMNGRGCQAPPQSDTPPDTPLSQKEEGDAASKTTDSGHKSQNEGLNEEDEECDEEGGLPSLPKKSLPRAPNQPSSQSPPLSSSWGPDESCYMEVSVHMPDQGGMTLYELVDYVKRKKKRGIYQEYEDIRKEPPAGSFDYSKKLSNQIKNRYSDVLCLDQSRVHLCQLCDDEDETSDYINASFMDGYKSRNAYIATQGPLPKTFGDFWRMVWEQMVLIIVMTTRVVERGRVKCGQYWPLEEGKAEKHGYFLIRNTHNQLFQDFQLTHLELYNTQSGEKREVSHYLYVSWPDFGVPKSASAMLDFREHVLERRKAAVQNLGSSWRGPPWGPPVVVHCSAGIGRTGTFCTLDICLSQLEDVGTADVHQTVRRMRTQRAFSIQTWDQYYFCYTAIIEYAQRHGKLSPVQWSDSDLETDSE
- the ptpn9b gene encoding tyrosine-protein phosphatase non-receptor type 9 isoform X1, with the protein product MGRFQNVTHWAWSRGLWARPLRRYGGFKMAEALTTQEQLAVEEFLGEVRSRELPHSAGLVSQPTALKFLMARKFDVPRAIDLFQAYKNTRIKEGIININPDEEPLRSELLSGKFTVLPGRDAKGAALALFTARLHRPDVTTHKAVLQAIIYQLDKAIESVQTQRDGLIFIYDMTNSTYGNFDYELCVKILNLLKGAFPARLKCVFIVSSPLWFRAPFAVLRLFVREKLRERVCTVKAHELISHIPVSSLPEHLGGTSQYSHVAWIQSCVNMQTNTIQDDAHDCVGRLLRSYSLDNSNKSIGVTLAHPHTNTQLVNSNCHDDNNANPHNHCDAGDSRTRGLGQLQQGSNSASHGNHQHWNGSAVGGATESVGGPNANMNGRGCQAPPQSDTPPDTPLSQKEEGDAASKTTDSGHKSQNEGLNEEDEECDEEGGLPSLPKKSLPRAPNQPSSQSPPLSSSWGPDESCYMEVSVHMPDQGGMTLYELVDYVKRKKKRGIYQEYEDIRKEPPAGSFDYSKKLSNQIKNRYSDVLCLDQSRVHLCQLCDDEDETSDYINASFMDGYKSRNAYIATQGPLPKTFGDFWRMVWEQMVLIIVMTTRVVERGRVKCGQYWPLEEGKAEKHGYFLIRNTHNQLFQDFQLTHLELYNTQSGEKREVSHYLYVSWPDFGVPKSASAMLDFREHVLERRKAAVQNLGSSWRGPPWGPPVVVHCSAGIGRTGTFCTLDICLSQLEDVGTADVHQTVRRMRTQRAFSIQTWDQYYFCYTAIIEYAQRHGKLSPVQWSDSDLETDSE